In Microbacterium binotii, one DNA window encodes the following:
- a CDS encoding sensor histidine kinase, whose product MTVAVLVIGLLAAGLGTMVFLRTTLLTNLDQNLKQVAQSAIASALVEATIDADGTLEFAPREEAGGTAYTVALYACTAEGARLAVAGGQDASTAPVLPDTYPCDRAYIDQDTVTTLDGSNNSHFRATVIVTPVEGTNATVVQLVAVPTGPTERIVATYLGIYAILALVIVIASAFLIRWVVTLTFRSLGQVERTADAIAGGDFSQRMTDIEPDTTEVGRLKRAINTMLGRVDAAISQRDATVRQMRRFIGDASHELRTPLVTVRGYAELYRMGAIPDAEATAQAMERIEKEAMRMTSMVEDLLALARLDEKRDLVLAPVDLRPIARDAALDVGASAPQRSVSVIDTTAAAPEPLRTPPVSASPQAPADVPPRRRGAVPTAAITLAARLRRRSRDGGDTGEVHPLPVAFHPRTPMMPPVVMGEENRIRQVVANLLGNAQRFSAPDSPIELRVGTDLENRMGWIDVIDHGEGIPEQIRTQIFQRFWRADTSRARETGGSGLGLSIVASIVESLQGTVEVRDSEGGGATFRVSLPLAVDQDASAHLLIDTQPLERLPDLPRS is encoded by the coding sequence GTGACGGTGGCGGTCCTCGTCATCGGCCTTCTGGCGGCCGGTCTGGGAACCATGGTGTTCCTGCGCACGACACTGCTGACGAACCTCGACCAGAACCTCAAACAGGTGGCTCAGTCGGCGATCGCGAGCGCGCTGGTGGAGGCCACGATCGACGCCGACGGCACGCTCGAGTTCGCGCCGAGGGAGGAAGCCGGCGGCACCGCGTACACGGTGGCCCTGTACGCCTGCACGGCGGAGGGTGCTCGGCTCGCGGTCGCAGGAGGCCAGGACGCGTCCACGGCGCCGGTGCTTCCCGACACCTATCCCTGCGATCGCGCCTACATCGACCAGGACACCGTCACGACGCTCGACGGCAGCAACAACTCCCACTTCCGCGCGACGGTCATCGTGACGCCGGTGGAGGGGACCAATGCGACCGTCGTGCAACTGGTAGCTGTGCCCACCGGGCCGACGGAGCGGATCGTCGCCACCTATCTCGGCATCTACGCGATCCTGGCGCTGGTCATCGTGATCGCGAGCGCCTTCCTCATCCGCTGGGTCGTGACCCTCACCTTCCGCAGCCTCGGGCAGGTGGAGCGCACGGCCGATGCGATCGCCGGCGGCGACTTCAGTCAGCGCATGACCGACATCGAGCCGGACACCACCGAGGTCGGCCGACTCAAGCGCGCCATCAACACGATGCTCGGGCGCGTCGATGCGGCGATCTCGCAGCGCGACGCCACCGTGCGCCAGATGCGCCGGTTCATCGGAGACGCGAGCCACGAGTTGCGCACGCCCCTCGTGACCGTGCGCGGCTACGCGGAGCTCTACCGGATGGGCGCGATCCCGGATGCGGAAGCGACCGCGCAGGCGATGGAGCGCATCGAGAAGGAGGCCATGCGCATGACCTCCATGGTCGAGGATCTTCTGGCCCTCGCGCGCCTCGATGAGAAGCGCGATCTCGTGCTCGCACCCGTGGACCTCCGTCCGATCGCCCGCGATGCGGCACTGGATGTCGGCGCCTCGGCCCCGCAGCGCAGCGTGAGCGTGATCGATACGACCGCGGCCGCCCCCGAGCCGCTGCGGACGCCCCCGGTCTCGGCCTCACCGCAGGCACCCGCAGATGTGCCGCCGCGGCGGCGCGGCGCCGTTCCCACGGCCGCGATCACCCTGGCTGCGCGCCTGCGACGACGCTCGCGCGACGGCGGCGACACCGGAGAGGTGCATCCGCTGCCCGTGGCCTTCCATCCGCGCACCCCGATGATGCCGCCGGTCGTCATGGGCGAGGAGAACCGCATCCGTCAGGTCGTCGCGAACCTGCTGGGCAACGCGCAGCGCTTCTCCGCGCCGGACTCCCCCATCGAGCTGCGCGTGGGCACGGACCTCGAGAACCGCATGGGTTGGATCGATGTGATCGATCACGGCGAAGGTATTCCGGAGCAGATCCGCACGCAGATCTTCCAGCGGTTCTGGCGCGCCGACACCTCCCGCGCCCGGGAGACGGGCGGATCGGGGCTCGGTCTGTCGATCGTCGCCTCCATCGTGGAGTCGCTGCAAGGCACCGTCGAAGTGCGCGACTCCGAGGGCGGCGGAGCGACCTTCCGGGTCTCACTCCCCCTCGCCGTCGACCAGGATGCTTCGGCACACCTCCTCATCGACACCCAGCCGTTGGAGCGTCTGCCGGATCTCCCGCGCTCCTGA
- a CDS encoding response regulator transcription factor encodes MTAPRILVVDDEPNIRDLLITSLKFAGFQVRAVSNGAQTISAVLEEEPDLIVLDVMLPDMNGFSVTKRLREAGYTAPILFLTAKDDTEDKITGLNAGGDDYVTKPFSLDEIVARIQAILRRTMQADEESVIRAGEITMDQDTHDVYVGDAQIELSPTEFKLLRYLMLNPNRVLSKAQILDHVWEYDFNGDAGIVESYISYLRRKIDPHSSEPLIQTKRGFGYMLKTKS; translated from the coding sequence ATGACCGCACCGCGCATCCTCGTCGTCGACGACGAACCGAACATCCGCGACCTGCTCATCACGAGTCTCAAGTTCGCCGGTTTCCAGGTTCGCGCCGTCTCCAACGGGGCACAGACGATCTCGGCCGTCCTCGAGGAGGAGCCGGATCTCATCGTGCTCGATGTCATGCTGCCCGACATGAACGGCTTCAGCGTGACCAAGCGCCTCCGCGAGGCCGGATACACCGCTCCGATCCTGTTCCTCACCGCGAAGGACGACACGGAGGACAAGATCACCGGACTGAACGCCGGTGGCGACGACTACGTCACCAAGCCGTTCTCGCTCGATGAGATCGTCGCCCGTATCCAGGCGATCCTGCGCCGCACGATGCAGGCGGACGAGGAGTCCGTGATCCGTGCCGGCGAGATCACCATGGACCAGGACACCCACGACGTCTACGTGGGTGACGCGCAGATCGAGCTGAGCCCGACCGAGTTCAAGCTGCTGCGCTACCTCATGCTCAACCCGAACCGGGTGCTGTCCAAGGCGCAGATCCTCGATCACGTCTGGGAGTACGACTTCAACGGCGACGCGGGCATCGTCGAGAGCTACATCTCGTACCTGCGTCGCAAGATCGACCCGCACTCCTCCGAGCCCCTCATCCAGACCAAGCGCGGCTTCGGCTACATGCTGAAGACCAAGTCCTGA
- a CDS encoding DNA repair helicase XPB has product MSDGPLIVQSDRTVLLEVAHPESENARHELAVFAELERAPEHIHTYRITRLGLWNARAAGHDAQDMLDTLDRWSRFPVPPSVATDIRETVGRYGRLVIERGPYGDDDDALLLRSTDAAVLAEVSRNKRIQPLLIAHPSPGVHVIDAWARGQIKQELLKIGWPAEDLAGYTPGTPHPIDLEETDWSLRPYQRQAVDIFTEGGSGVVVLPCGAGKTLVGAAAMADTKTTTLILVTNAVSARQWRDELLKRTTLTPEEIGEYSGQVKEVKPVTIATYQILTAKRKGEYAHLALLDALDWGLVVYDEVHLLPAPVFKLTADLQARRRLGLTATLVREDGREGDVFSLIGPKRFDAPWKEIEAQGFISPAACFEVRVDLPADERLEYAAAVDEDRYRLAATAPAKIDVVRALAARHSDEQILVIGQYLDQIDIIADALGAPKITGATPVDEREQLYQAFREGTVPLLVVSKVANFSVDLPDASVAIQVSGSFGSRQEEAQRLGRLLRPKSNGHTASFYTLIARDTVDQDFAQNRQRFLAEQGYSYTILDADDLLAATR; this is encoded by the coding sequence ATGTCCGACGGCCCCCTGATCGTCCAGAGCGATCGCACGGTTCTGCTCGAAGTCGCCCACCCCGAGTCCGAGAACGCACGGCACGAGCTCGCCGTCTTCGCCGAACTCGAGCGCGCTCCGGAGCACATCCACACCTACCGCATCACGCGTCTCGGGCTGTGGAACGCCCGCGCCGCCGGCCACGACGCGCAGGACATGCTCGACACCCTCGACCGCTGGTCGCGCTTCCCCGTACCGCCGTCGGTCGCCACCGACATCCGAGAGACCGTGGGCCGCTACGGGCGCCTCGTGATCGAGCGCGGGCCGTACGGCGACGACGACGACGCGCTTCTGCTGCGCTCGACGGATGCGGCCGTGCTCGCCGAGGTCTCCCGCAACAAGCGCATCCAGCCCCTCCTCATCGCGCATCCCTCCCCCGGTGTCCACGTGATCGACGCCTGGGCACGGGGCCAGATCAAGCAGGAACTGTTGAAGATCGGCTGGCCCGCAGAGGACCTTGCTGGGTACACCCCCGGCACCCCGCATCCGATCGACCTCGAAGAGACGGACTGGTCGCTGCGTCCGTACCAGCGCCAGGCCGTGGACATCTTCACGGAGGGCGGCTCCGGCGTCGTCGTGCTCCCCTGCGGCGCGGGCAAGACTCTCGTCGGGGCGGCCGCGATGGCCGACACCAAGACCACGACGCTCATCCTCGTGACCAACGCGGTCAGCGCGCGGCAGTGGCGCGACGAACTGCTCAAGCGCACGACGCTCACCCCGGAGGAGATCGGCGAGTACTCGGGCCAGGTCAAAGAGGTCAAGCCCGTCACGATCGCGACCTATCAGATCCTCACGGCGAAGCGGAAGGGCGAGTACGCCCACCTCGCACTGCTCGACGCGCTGGACTGGGGCCTGGTGGTCTACGACGAGGTGCACCTGCTGCCGGCGCCCGTGTTCAAGCTGACCGCCGATCTACAGGCTCGCCGGCGGCTCGGCCTCACCGCGACACTCGTGCGCGAAGACGGCCGCGAGGGTGACGTCTTCAGCCTCATCGGCCCCAAGCGCTTCGACGCGCCCTGGAAGGAGATCGAGGCCCAGGGCTTCATCTCCCCCGCCGCCTGCTTCGAGGTGCGCGTCGACCTGCCCGCCGACGAACGACTCGAATACGCCGCAGCCGTCGACGAGGACCGTTACCGTCTGGCCGCCACGGCCCCGGCGAAGATCGATGTCGTCCGTGCGCTCGCCGCGCGGCACAGCGACGAGCAGATCCTCGTGATCGGTCAGTACCTCGACCAGATCGACATCATCGCCGATGCGCTCGGCGCCCCGAAAATCACCGGCGCGACGCCGGTCGACGAGCGCGAACAGCTCTATCAGGCCTTCCGCGAGGGCACGGTGCCGTTGCTCGTGGTCTCGAAGGTCGCCAACTTCTCGGTCGACCTGCCGGATGCCTCGGTGGCGATCCAGGTCTCCGGGTCGTTCGGGTCGCGCCAGGAGGAGGCGCAGCGCCTCGGGCGCCTGCTGCGTCCGAAGAGCAACGGCCACACGGCCAGCTTCTACACGCTCATCGCCCGCGACACCGTCGATCAGGACTTCGCGCAGAACCGTCAGCGCTTCCTCGCCGAACAGGGCTACAGCTACACGATTCTGGATGCGGACGACCTGCTGGCCGCAACGCGCTGA
- a CDS encoding helicase-associated domain-containing protein: MAGPSDERALASLLAASGDEELAQLFAARRLAPSTPAQDFFDVAATLLSDASVDRALIRLAAPELAALASAKSEPVTPPLRAALASRALLDADGMPFQAVRSRLAERAGSEAFASPEVSPLAPADPQSVAAAAERAFEQVASLADILLAAASAPLSRTGAGAVSATERRRLVDDGAVASAEQLEDLILLGADAGLLSDEDRSWQVTDAAPEWLDAGTSERWGQVATAYVRALPEALRTPEGGFLPPPAWQGVYRLDPEWPEQAAALVRRGVLWGVLAEDGLLPWTAQLSSTGTVDTRSLAEALPPEVDKIYLQADLSAISPGPLAPRLEQRLRRMAARETRAQASTYRFTAESLTAAMSGGESAESVHAFLSGISLTGIPQPLAYLIDTTAARHGAIRVGTDTATGRTVVRSASPQLLATIAVDQSLRPVGLVEHEGALVSRAGRDAVYWSLVDARYPVVAVDENDQLERVVRRATRQAVTEPPPSEQYGALIAALRGAQSGDADAAWLERELEQAVRARAAIDVTVRLPDGSTKVFALEATGLGGGRLRGLDRAADVERTLPMTSIVSVSPR, from the coding sequence GTGGCGGGCCCCTCGGACGAACGCGCGCTGGCGTCGCTGCTTGCCGCGTCCGGCGATGAGGAGTTGGCCCAGCTCTTCGCCGCCCGCAGACTCGCGCCATCGACTCCCGCGCAGGACTTCTTCGACGTCGCGGCGACTCTTCTCAGCGACGCCAGCGTCGATCGCGCCCTGATACGACTGGCCGCACCGGAACTCGCCGCCCTCGCCTCGGCGAAGTCGGAGCCTGTCACCCCGCCCCTGCGGGCGGCGCTCGCATCCCGCGCCCTGCTCGATGCCGACGGCATGCCGTTCCAGGCGGTGCGGTCACGACTGGCCGAACGCGCCGGGTCCGAGGCGTTCGCGTCGCCGGAGGTGAGCCCGCTCGCCCCCGCAGATCCGCAGAGCGTCGCGGCGGCGGCGGAGCGCGCTTTCGAGCAGGTCGCCTCGCTCGCCGACATCCTGCTCGCGGCCGCGTCCGCTCCCCTGTCGCGCACGGGCGCCGGCGCGGTCAGCGCGACCGAACGCCGCCGGCTCGTCGACGACGGCGCAGTCGCCTCGGCGGAGCAGCTCGAGGATCTGATCCTCCTCGGGGCCGACGCGGGGTTGCTCAGCGACGAGGATCGCAGCTGGCAGGTGACGGATGCGGCACCCGAGTGGCTCGACGCGGGCACGAGCGAACGGTGGGGACAGGTCGCGACGGCGTACGTACGCGCTCTTCCGGAGGCTCTTCGCACGCCAGAGGGCGGCTTCCTCCCACCCCCGGCGTGGCAGGGCGTCTACCGCCTCGATCCCGAGTGGCCGGAACAGGCTGCGGCACTGGTGCGCAGGGGGGTGCTGTGGGGCGTCCTCGCCGAGGACGGTCTGCTGCCCTGGACGGCGCAGCTGTCGAGCACCGGCACCGTCGACACCCGCTCGCTGGCGGAGGCGCTGCCTCCGGAAGTTGACAAGATCTACCTGCAGGCCGACCTCTCCGCGATCTCGCCCGGTCCGCTCGCGCCGCGGCTCGAGCAGCGGCTGCGGCGGATGGCGGCACGCGAGACCAGGGCGCAGGCCTCGACCTATCGCTTCACAGCCGAGTCGTTGACGGCCGCGATGAGCGGCGGCGAGAGCGCTGAGTCCGTGCACGCCTTCCTGAGCGGAATCTCGCTCACCGGCATCCCTCAGCCGCTGGCGTATCTCATCGATACGACCGCCGCACGCCATGGCGCGATCCGCGTGGGCACGGATACGGCCACAGGCCGCACAGTGGTGCGCAGCGCGTCCCCGCAGCTGCTCGCCACCATCGCCGTCGACCAGTCGCTGCGCCCCGTCGGTCTGGTCGAGCACGAGGGCGCCCTCGTCTCACGCGCCGGGCGGGATGCCGTCTACTGGTCCCTGGTCGATGCGCGCTACCCCGTGGTCGCCGTCGACGAGAACGATCAGCTCGAGCGGGTGGTGCGACGAGCGACGCGGCAGGCCGTGACCGAGCCGCCCCCAAGCGAACAGTACGGGGCACTCATCGCGGCGCTGCGCGGTGCGCAATCCGGAGACGCGGACGCCGCCTGGCTCGAACGCGAGCTCGAACAGGCCGTGCGTGCCCGCGCGGCGATCGACGTCACCGTGAGGCTGCCCGACGGTTCGACGAAAGTCTTCGCGCTCGAGGCGACAGGCCTCGGCGGCGGGCGTCTTCGCGGGCTCGACCGCGCCGCCGACGTCGAACGCACCCTGCCGATGACGAGCATCGTCTCGGTGAGTCCGCGCTGA
- a CDS encoding multidrug ABC transporter ATPase produces the protein MSKPTPDSDLPVSRLDRILAFMALGLLALSVLSFLSIMISTAMGLTHEDYGTGIWPAVSAVVYIAPPLAFVLMLTVIIRAFIRRARANRAG, from the coding sequence ATGAGCAAGCCCACGCCCGACAGCGACCTCCCGGTCAGCCGCCTCGACCGCATCCTCGCGTTCATGGCGCTGGGGCTGCTCGCGCTGTCGGTGCTGTCGTTCCTGTCGATCATGATCAGCACGGCGATGGGCCTCACCCACGAGGACTACGGCACGGGCATCTGGCCGGCCGTGAGCGCCGTCGTCTACATCGCTCCCCCGCTGGCGTTCGTGCTCATGCTCACCGTCATCATCCGCGCCTTCATCAGAAGGGCTCGGGCGAACCGAGCCGGGTGA
- a CDS encoding cold-shock protein, which yields MPTGKVRFYDEEKGFGFISSDDGQDVFLHATALPQGTTSVKPGTRLEFGVADGKRGLQALSVRVLDAPVSLAKRARKPADDMAIILEDLVKLLDGIGGDLRRGRYPSSSHSKKIAAVLRKVADDLDA from the coding sequence ATGCCCACCGGCAAGGTCAGGTTCTACGACGAGGAGAAGGGGTTCGGCTTCATCTCCTCGGATGACGGTCAGGACGTCTTTCTTCACGCCACGGCTCTCCCGCAGGGCACGACCTCGGTCAAGCCCGGCACGCGGCTGGAGTTCGGTGTGGCCGACGGAAAGCGCGGACTGCAGGCGCTGTCGGTGAGGGTGCTCGACGCCCCCGTCAGTCTCGCGAAGCGCGCGCGCAAGCCCGCCGACGACATGGCGATCATCCTCGAAGACCTCGTGAAGCTGCTCGACGGGATCGGCGGCGACCTGCGCCGCGGGCGGTACCCCTCGTCGTCGCACTCGAAGAAGATCGCCGCCGTGCTGCGCAAGGTAGCCGATGACCTCGACGCCTGA
- a CDS encoding DUF3027 domain-containing protein has product MTSTPESGAESVSDEAVDAELVAQSDETVVTEVAAEEAAILDANAVEVEPREPDAELLAAHELALSALHEITKPQTVGPAAGYTLEPDGVVSLRFENRLAGYPGWYWTVSVARVQGAEPTVLEVELLPGDGALLAPEWVPWATRLAEYHAQQAAAAEAAAEAESDEDAAEDDDSDEDADDLDDADDDEDDESEDGESILHAGDVDGVDIDELDDDYDESEDDESDEDESDEDESDAESDDAESDDEDDPDED; this is encoded by the coding sequence ATGACCTCGACGCCTGAGTCCGGCGCGGAGTCGGTCTCCGATGAGGCCGTCGATGCGGAGCTCGTCGCGCAGTCCGATGAGACCGTGGTGACGGAGGTGGCGGCGGAGGAAGCCGCCATCCTCGACGCCAACGCTGTCGAGGTCGAACCTCGAGAGCCCGATGCCGAGCTTCTGGCCGCTCACGAGCTGGCGCTGTCCGCGCTTCACGAGATCACCAAGCCGCAGACCGTGGGGCCGGCGGCCGGATACACACTCGAGCCCGACGGTGTCGTCTCGCTCCGCTTCGAGAATCGCCTGGCGGGATACCCGGGCTGGTACTGGACGGTCTCGGTGGCCCGTGTCCAGGGCGCCGAGCCCACGGTCCTCGAGGTCGAGCTGCTTCCCGGCGACGGTGCCCTCCTCGCGCCGGAGTGGGTGCCGTGGGCCACACGGCTCGCGGAATACCACGCCCAGCAGGCCGCGGCGGCGGAGGCTGCCGCGGAGGCCGAGAGCGATGAGGACGCCGCCGAGGACGACGACTCCGATGAGGATGCGGACGACCTCGACGATGCCGACGACGATGAGGACGACGAGTCGGAGGACGGCGAGTCGATCCTCCACGCGGGCGACGTCGACGGCGTCGACATCGACGAGCTCGACGACGACTACGACGAGTCGGAGGATGACGAGTCCGATGAAGACGAGTCCGACGAAGACGAGTCCGACGCCGAGTCCGACGACGCCGAGTCCGACGATGAGGACGACCCCGACGAGGACTGA
- the serC gene encoding phosphoserine transaminase has translation MSHVVLPREILPADGRFGCGPSKIRPEQVAALAERGSSLLGTSHRQAPVKNLVASVREGLAALLRLPVGYEIVVGNGGSTAFWDAAAFGLIENRAQNLVFGEFGGKFAAAAAAPWLQAPDVRKAEPGTSTSPEAVEGVDVYAWPHNETSTGVATRIARVAGDAGALTVIDATSAAGGIDFDVAETDVYYFAPQKNLGSDGGLFFAAVSPAAIERIERIAASGRYIPEFLSLKNALDNSRLQQTLNTPALSTLVLLDEQVRWINASGGLSWAAARTAESSQVLYDWAEASSVATPFVTDVADRSPVVVTIDFDESVDAAAVAASLRANGIVDTEPYRKLGRNQLRVATFTSIDPDDVRQLTRSIDYTLEHL, from the coding sequence ATGTCCCACGTCGTGCTCCCTCGCGAGATCCTGCCCGCCGACGGCCGCTTCGGATGCGGCCCCTCCAAGATCCGCCCGGAGCAGGTCGCTGCTCTGGCCGAGCGCGGTTCGTCGCTGCTGGGCACCTCGCACCGCCAGGCTCCGGTGAAGAACCTCGTCGCGAGTGTGCGGGAGGGCCTCGCGGCGCTGCTGCGCCTGCCCGTGGGATACGAGATCGTCGTCGGCAACGGCGGATCGACCGCCTTCTGGGATGCGGCTGCCTTCGGGCTCATCGAGAACCGCGCGCAGAACCTGGTGTTCGGCGAGTTCGGCGGCAAGTTCGCCGCTGCTGCGGCCGCGCCGTGGCTGCAGGCACCCGACGTCCGCAAGGCCGAGCCCGGCACGAGCACCTCCCCCGAGGCCGTGGAGGGCGTCGACGTGTATGCGTGGCCGCACAACGAGACCTCGACGGGTGTCGCCACCCGGATCGCCCGCGTCGCCGGGGATGCCGGTGCGCTGACGGTGATCGACGCGACGAGCGCGGCGGGCGGCATCGACTTCGACGTCGCCGAGACCGATGTCTATTACTTCGCCCCGCAGAAGAATCTCGGCTCCGACGGCGGCCTGTTCTTCGCGGCCGTCTCGCCCGCGGCGATCGAGCGCATCGAGCGCATCGCCGCATCCGGTCGCTACATCCCGGAGTTCCTGAGCCTGAAGAATGCGCTCGACAACTCCCGCCTGCAGCAGACTCTCAACACCCCGGCACTCTCGACGCTGGTGCTCCTCGACGAGCAGGTGCGCTGGATCAACGCCAGCGGCGGCCTGAGCTGGGCGGCGGCGCGCACCGCCGAGTCCTCCCAGGTCCTCTACGACTGGGCCGAGGCGTCGAGCGTCGCGACGCCCTTCGTCACCGACGTCGCAGACCGCTCCCCCGTGGTCGTCACGATCGACTTCGACGAGAGCGTGGATGCGGCGGCCGTCGCCGCGAGCCTCCGCGCGAACGGCATCGTCGACACGGAGCCGTACCGCAAGCTCGGCCGCAACCAGCTGCGGGTGGCGACGTTCACCTCGATCGATCCCGACGACGTGCGCCAGCTGACGCGCAGCATCGACTACACGCTCGAGCACCTCTGA
- a CDS encoding metal-dependent transcriptional regulator, whose protein sequence is MTDLIDTTEMYLRTILELEEENIVPLRARISERLGHSGPTVSQTVGRMERDGLVIVSDDRSLELTGAGRQKAVDVMRKHRLAERLLSDVIGLDWAYVHEEACRWEHVMSEQVERRLVELLGHPTESPYGNPIPGLDQLGDLPSSTFEEGVVGLVRKLDAEGGPITGTVRRLAEPAQVDPELLQQLRAAGVVPGAAGSFQYNEGYVLVQMDGSEEGLELPVEVAGHIFLVADAR, encoded by the coding sequence ATGACCGACCTGATCGACACGACAGAGATGTACCTGCGCACCATCCTCGAGCTCGAGGAGGAGAACATCGTTCCGCTGCGTGCACGCATCAGCGAACGACTCGGTCACTCCGGCCCGACCGTCTCGCAGACCGTCGGCCGGATGGAGCGCGACGGCCTCGTCATCGTCTCCGACGACCGCTCGCTGGAGCTGACGGGCGCCGGTCGGCAGAAGGCCGTCGACGTCATGCGCAAGCACCGCCTCGCGGAGCGTCTGCTCAGCGACGTGATCGGACTCGATTGGGCCTACGTCCACGAAGAGGCCTGCCGCTGGGAGCACGTCATGAGCGAGCAGGTCGAGCGTCGGCTCGTCGAGCTGCTCGGACACCCCACCGAGTCGCCCTACGGCAACCCCATCCCGGGTCTGGACCAGCTGGGCGATCTGCCCAGCTCCACGTTCGAGGAGGGCGTCGTCGGCCTCGTCCGCAAGCTCGACGCCGAGGGCGGTCCGATCACCGGCACCGTGCGTCGCCTCGCCGAGCCCGCCCAGGTCGACCCCGAACTCCTGCAGCAGCTGCGGGCCGCCGGTGTCGTCCCCGGCGCCGCCGGATCGTTCCAATACAACGAGGGCTACGTCCTCGTGCAGATGGACGGTTCGGAGGAGGGGCTGGAGCTTCCTGTCGAGGTCGCAGGCCACATCTTCCTCGTCGCCGACGCTCGCTGA
- a CDS encoding M23 family metallopeptidase — MAEQNDDSSAGAPEAAANPVTSRRSMRELARTAQGQVTRTKTAVVRAARPARTGRSFRKPLRSVVILSMVGGLVATVALPAYAAFNGGTDAATIEQVAAENPQSLVVASTVTSAGLDRGSYAATTPEEVEKKKAAEAAAARIAAAGSAASFSAANIDLNMVAPGSGAVRWPLDMSQIRVGRGFGADGYHQGVDLLGAAGTPEFAAAAGTVRVAGWYYGYGYAVVLDSVINGQSVTTLYGHMTQTLVNPGDYVEAGQIIGLMGSTGSSTANHLHFEVRIGGGLVDPYAWLQANAG, encoded by the coding sequence TTGGCTGAACAGAACGACGATTCGTCGGCAGGCGCGCCCGAGGCCGCCGCGAATCCCGTGACCAGTCGCCGCAGCATGCGCGAACTGGCTCGCACCGCCCAGGGTCAGGTGACCCGCACCAAGACCGCTGTCGTACGCGCCGCACGTCCGGCCCGCACCGGCCGCAGCTTCCGCAAGCCCCTGCGCAGCGTCGTGATCCTCAGCATGGTCGGCGGTCTCGTCGCGACCGTCGCCCTTCCCGCCTACGCAGCCTTCAACGGCGGTACGGATGCGGCCACCATCGAGCAGGTCGCGGCAGAGAACCCGCAGTCGCTCGTCGTCGCCTCCACGGTCACCTCGGCAGGCCTCGACCGCGGCAGCTACGCGGCGACCACGCCCGAAGAGGTCGAGAAGAAGAAGGCCGCCGAAGCCGCCGCTGCGCGCATCGCCGCCGCCGGTTCCGCCGCCTCGTTCTCCGCCGCCAACATCGACCTGAACATGGTCGCCCCCGGCAGTGGTGCCGTGCGCTGGCCGCTCGACATGTCGCAGATCCGCGTCGGTCGCGGATTCGGTGCCGACGGCTACCACCAGGGCGTCGACCTGCTCGGCGCGGCCGGTACCCCCGAGTTCGCCGCCGCGGCGGGAACCGTCCGCGTCGCCGGCTGGTACTACGGCTACGGCTACGCGGTCGTGCTCGACAGCGTGATCAACGGCCAGAGCGTCACCACTCTGTACGGCCACATGACCCAGACCCTGGTGAACCCGGGCGACTACGTCGAGGCCGGCCAGATCATCGGCCTGATGGGAAGCACCGGCTCCTCCACCGCCAACCACCTCCACTTCGAGGTACGCATCGGCGGCGGCCTGGTCGACCCCTACGCCTGGCTGCAGGCCAACGCGGGCTGA
- a CDS encoding HNH endonuclease, translated as MRTLVLNAGYEPLAVVSFKRALVLVMNEKATIVERVEDVPIWGTTQIYDRPAVIILTRYVRIPNVRNVPVTRRGVLRRDGHRCAYCGKAASTIDHVLPRSRGGRDTWQNLVACCLRCNNVKGDRTPQEMSWTLRLVPDVPHGSGWSVRGTERADPRWEPYLALAA; from the coding sequence ATGCGCACACTGGTGCTGAACGCCGGCTACGAGCCACTGGCGGTCGTCTCCTTCAAGCGAGCGCTCGTGCTCGTCATGAACGAGAAGGCGACCATCGTCGAACGCGTCGAGGACGTGCCCATCTGGGGCACGACGCAGATCTATGACCGGCCCGCGGTCATCATCCTCACCCGCTACGTGCGCATACCGAATGTGCGCAACGTGCCGGTCACCCGCCGGGGCGTGCTGCGCCGCGACGGGCACCGTTGCGCATACTGCGGGAAGGCCGCATCCACCATCGACCACGTGCTGCCGCGTTCGCGCGGCGGGCGCGACACCTGGCAGAACCTGGTGGCGTGCTGCCTGCGCTGCAACAACGTCAAGGGGGACCGCACGCCGCAGGAGATGTCGTGGACGCTGCGCCTCGTGCCGGACGTGCCGCACGGTTCGGGCTGGAGTGTGCGCGGAACGGAGCGGGCCGATCCGCGGTGGGAGCCGTACCTGGCGCTCGCCGCCTGA